A stretch of Rhododendron vialii isolate Sample 1 chromosome 4a, ASM3025357v1 DNA encodes these proteins:
- the LOC131322288 gene encoding vacuolar protein sorting-associated protein 55 homolog isoform X1: MFSASILLQILACALYNNWWPMLSALMYVLVPMPCLFFGGGSTQFLISRDGGGWIDAAKFLTGASSVGSIAIPIILRHADLIGTGAMLIEFFSFFIFVCTVMCFHRASLDDEW; encoded by the exons GCTTGTGCATTATACAACAACTGGTGGCCAATGTTATCAG CTCTCATGTATGTTTTGGTGCCTATGCCCTGTTTGTTCTTTGGAGGTGGCTCCACTCAATTCTTAATTAGCCGGGATGGTGGGGG gTGGATAGATGCTGCTAAGTTCTTAACAGGGGCATCATCAGTAGGCAGCATAGCCATTCCAATTATCCTCAGGCACGCAGATTTGATTGGGACAGGAGCCATGTTGATTGagttcttctccttcttcatatTTGTTTGTACTGTCATGTGTTTTCATCGTGCTAGCCTTGATGATGAGTGGTGA
- the LOC131322288 gene encoding vacuolar protein sorting-associated protein 55 homolog isoform X2: MLSALMYVLVPMPCLFFGGGSTQFLISRDGGGWIDAAKFLTGASSVGSIAIPIILRHADLIGTGAMLIEFFSFFIFVCTVMCFHRASLDDEW, translated from the exons ATGTTATCAG CTCTCATGTATGTTTTGGTGCCTATGCCCTGTTTGTTCTTTGGAGGTGGCTCCACTCAATTCTTAATTAGCCGGGATGGTGGGGG gTGGATAGATGCTGCTAAGTTCTTAACAGGGGCATCATCAGTAGGCAGCATAGCCATTCCAATTATCCTCAGGCACGCAGATTTGATTGGGACAGGAGCCATGTTGATTGagttcttctccttcttcatatTTGTTTGTACTGTCATGTGTTTTCATCGTGCTAGCCTTGATGATGAGTGGTGA
- the LOC131322291 gene encoding uncharacterized protein LOC131322291 isoform X1: MRFYIRHLYTNFRDLHKGMELRKQLWSAARATTIEDFHKAMETMKATDVEAYKWLAEKPPMQWSKSYYSTLNKCDLLVNNLCEGFNKDIMLARDKPIITMLEGIRCYLMKRMTKRREQITTWEHNICPNIIDKVEKYKKDVVVVMQFGLVRDITKYMALHLNNIARIWKTELVATENGI; the protein is encoded by the exons ATGAGATTCTATATCAGGCACTTGTACACCAACTTCAGGGATTTGCACAAGGGGATGGAATTGAGGAAACAGCTATGGTCAGCTGCTAGAGCCACAACTATTGAAGATTTTCACAAAGCAATGGAGACAATGAAGGCCACTGATGTTGAGGCTTACAAATGGCTAGCAGAAAAACCACCCATGCAATGGTCCAAGTCTTACTACTCTACTTTAAACAAATGTGACCTTCTTGTTAACAACCTGTGTGAGGGTTTTAACAAAGACATAATG TTGGCTAGGGACAAACCTATTATAACAATGTTGGAAGGAATTAGGTGTTACTTAATGAAGAGAATGACCAAAAGGAGGGAGCAAATAACCACATGGGAACACAACATCTGCCCAAACATTATAGATAAagtggaaaaatataaaaaagatGTGGTGGTTGTAATGCAATTTGGTTTGGTGAGGGACATTACCAAATACATGGCCCTCCACCTCAACAATATAGCCAGAATTTGGAAGACCGAACTTGTAGCTACAGAAAATGGGATTTGA
- the LOC131322291 gene encoding uncharacterized protein LOC131322291 isoform X2: MRFYIRHLYTNFRDLHKGMELRKQLWSAARATTIEDFHKAMETMKATDVEAYKWLAEKPPMQWSKSHYSTLNKCDLLVNNLFKGFNKDIKLARDKPIITMLEGIRCYLMKRMTKRREQITTWEHNICPNIIDKVEKYKKDVVVVMQFGLVRDITKYMALHLNNIARIWKTELVATENGI; this comes from the exons ATGAGATTCTATATCAGGCACTTGTACACCAACTTCAGGGATTTGCACAAGGGGATGGAATTGAGGAAACAGCTATGGTCAGCTGCTAGAGCCACAACTATTGAAGATTTTCACAAAGCAATGGAGACAATGAAGGCCACTGATGTTGAGGCTTACAAATGGCTAGCAGAAAAACCACCCATGCAATGGTCCAA GTCTCACTACTCTACTTTAAACAAATGTGACCTTCTTGTTAACAACCTGTTTAAGGGTTTTAACAAAGACATAAAGTTGGCTAGGGACAAACCTATTATAACAATGTTGGAAGGAATTAGGTGTTACTTAATGAAGAGAATGACCAAAAGGAGGGAGCAAATAACCACATGGGAACACAACATCTGCCCAAACATTATAGATAAagtggaaaaatataaaaaagatGTGGTGGTTGTAATGCAATTTGGTTTGGTGAGGGACATTACCAAATACATGGCCCTCCACCTCAACAATATAGCCAGAATTTGGAAGACCGAACTTGTAGCTACAGAAAATGGGATTTGA
- the LOC131322289 gene encoding uncharacterized protein LOC131322289, which produces MSQDGRTVGGSGLFTMQIHHEGKFFNVPRIKYEGGSIAYVDNCSRDTISLLEVGDLVEQLGYTGMINYYYVMTGRTINNGLKMLLTDKDVLDRIDQLPPSRVVDIYVEPISPLAMMQTQDSSTDKAGPSGPSDKAGPSGPSDKVGSPDIGLGLNLNYEDFLFDDGDLEDVDIGDVDIEGVVTTSSESDASFFEDSDYGQSDDDELFEAFVDNGIEWEGLGKNKGKEKEVNEEVNMEVDDGEDCGDVSSEDLHSVIQILMMR; this is translated from the exons ATGTCGCAGGATGGAAGAACCGTAG gAGGCAGTGGGTTGTTTACGATGCAGATTCATCATGAGGGTAAGTTCTTTAATGTGCCTAGAATCAAGTATGAGGGTGGTTCTATTGCATACGTAGATAACTGCAGCCGTGATACAATTTCTTTACTAGAAGTTGGTGACTTGGTCGAGCAATTGGGGTACACAGGTATGATAAACTATTATTATGTGATGACTGGGAGAACCATAAACAATGGGTTGAAAATGTTGTTGACTGATAAGGATGTATTGGATAGGATTGACCAACTTCCTCCAAGTAGGGTAGTGGACATATACGTAGAACCTATTAGTCCCCTTGCAATGATGCAAACTCAAGATAGTTCAACTGATAAGGCTGGGCCAAGTGGGCCAAGTGATAAGGCTGGACCAAGTGGGCCAAGTGATAAGGTTGGATCACCTGATATAGGACTTGGCCTTAATCTTAACTATGAGGATTTTCTCTTTGATGATGGTGACTTAGAAGATGTAGACATTGGTGATGTAGACATAGAAGGAGTGGTCACCACCAGTAGTGAATCTGATGCCTCCTTTTTTGAAGATAGTGACTATGGGCAGTCAGATGATGATGAATTATTTGAGGCTTTTGTTGATAATGGAATTGAATGGGAAGGGTTAGGAAAGaacaaagggaaagaaaaagaagtcaATGAGGAGGTGAATATGGAGGTAGATGATGGGGAGGATTGTGGAGATGTTTCATCAGAAGACCTCCACAGTGTTATTCAGATTCTGATGATGAGGTAA
- the LOC131323860 gene encoding uncharacterized protein LOC131323860: MKNEHCHTAQDNTNFKPRIRAKEMGMIFMDKIAGQPNILPRSICKDFELAFHTPLTYSQGWRTRERARELISGPVSMTYHLVPWICQHLIESIPNTKAVWSSSEDGKFKQLFVAYGCSITGFLGGCRPMLFIDACFLTGPYRGSCLSVAAYDANDQLYPLAYAIVSSENYEDWLWFMHSLKEIVAGKEVVVVTDRNPGLLRAVKELFGEECNAWCVRLVKENFSKFATGKGMKGNPKKTALHLFTKIAYACDERLYGVYLTKLFGLSPELSKWVEENGPQHWSNARFPYRRWDKLYTNIAESFNNWILKLRDLDIIQFMKGHVTITTNMLYRHKMEVGKWHPLPVGRNMDKMIKESQEKSRGLTCRPTSPTEFIVSASDWKSHAVKLHPFYCSCVRWQMKDIPCKHAVRAIQGSSYNIYNMWILSIRSRHNFLFTRP; encoded by the coding sequence ATGAAGAATGAACATTGCCACACTGCACAGGACAACACTAATTTCAAGCCAAGGATTCGGGCAAAAGAGATGGGTATGATATTCATGGACAAAATAGCAGGGCAGCCCAATATCCTCCCAAGGAGCATATGCAAGGACTTCGAGCTTGCGTTCCATACTCCCCTAACTTACTCGCAAGGATGGAGGACTAGGGAACGTGCCCGTGAGTTGATAAGTGGGCCGGTATCCATGACGTATCACTTAGTGCCGTGGATTTGTCAACATCTTATAGAATCAATTCCCAACACGAAGGCAGTTTGGAGTTCTTCTGAGGATGGCAAGTTCAAGCAACTTTTTGTCGCTTATGGTTGCAGCATTACGGGATTCTTGGGGGGATGTCGCCCGATGTTGTTTATTGATGCATGTTTTTTGACTGGTCCATATCGCGGTAGTTGTTTGTCTGTAGCTGCCTATGATGCGAATGATCAATTGTACCCTCTTGCATATGCTATTGTATCATCAGAGAACTACGAGGATTGGTTATGGTTCATGCATAGCCTGAAGGAAATTGTTGCCGGAAAGGAAGTTGTGGTTGTGACAGACCGTAATCCTGGGTTGTTGAGGGCAGTTAAGGAATTGTTTGGTGAGGAATGCAATGCATGGTGTGTTCGCCTCGTGAAGGAAAATTTTAGCAAGTTTGCCACCGGAAAAGGAATGAAGGGGAACCCCAAGAAGACGGCGTTGCATCTTTTCACAAAAATTGCCTATGCATGTGATGAGCGGCTATATGGGGTGTACTTGACGAAATTGTTTGGGCTATCACCTGAGTTGTCGAAGTGGGTTGAAGAAAATGGTCCACAACACTGGTCGAATGCGCGATTTCCGTATCGGAGGTGGGACAAATTGTACACCAACATTGCCGAAAGCTTCAACAATTGGATATTGAAATTGAGAGACTTGGACATCATCCAATTCATGAAGGGGCACGTTACCATCACCACTAACATGTTATATAGGCATAAGATGGAGGTGGGTAAATGGCATCCCTTGCCGGTTGGTCGTAATATGGACAAAATGATTAAGGAATCTCAGGAAAAATCTCGAGGTCTCACTTGTCGACCCACTTCTCCCACAGAGTTCATCGTCTCTGCATCCGACTGGAAATCTCATGCGGTCAAGCTCCATCCCTTTTACTGCAGTTGTGTGCGTTGGCAGATGAAAGACATCCCTTGCAAGCATGCGGTTCGTGCAATACAAGGTTCGTCgtacaatatatataacatGTGGATCCTTTCTATAAGGTCGAGGCACAACTTCTTATTTACACGACCGTAA